In Clostridium sp., one DNA window encodes the following:
- the gatB gene encoding PTS galactitol transporter subunit IIB: protein MKKVIVACGGAVATSTVAANAIKDLCEKNGVKIEIIQIRMSEIESRCDGVDLIVTTARMKKKFDGIPYVNGMAFLTGINREAVEEKILSYLK from the coding sequence ATGAAAAAAGTAATAGTAGCGTGTGGTGGGGCTGTAGCAACTTCAACAGTAGCAGCAAATGCAATAAAAGATCTTTGCGAAAAAAATGGTGTCAAAATAGAAATAATACAAATCAGAATGTCAGAAATAGAAAGTAGATGTGACGGGGTAGACCTAATTGTTACAACAGCTAGAATGAAAAAGAAATTTGATGGAATTCCATATGTAAATGGCATGGCATTTTTGACTGGAATAAATAGAGAAGCTGTAGAAGAAAAGATTTTAAGTTATTTAAAATAA